The region GGTCGGAGCCCGCATGGCCGGAGTTCGGTGGCCGGAGTTCGGTGGCCGAGGCCGGGCGGCCGGGGCCGGAGCTTGAGAGGCCATGACGGCAGGACGCGGCGCGGCGGCGGTCGCGCGGCAGGACGCGCCAGCAGGACGCGCCGGGAGGGCGGAGCCCGGGGGGTGCGACACCGGGCCGAAGGTGAGCTGTCCCAGGTCATGGGCGGGTCTTCCCACTTGCGGCAAGATTTCCCCCATGCGTGCACCCGCACTGATACTCACCGTGACCGCCGCCCTGTTCGCGGTCGCCTGCGCCCCTGCCGAGGACACACCGGTGGTACCGACCGCCGTCAACGGCGTCGCCTGCACCAAGGACAAACTGGCGACCCTGACGCCGGGCAAGATCACCTTCGGCACCGACCAACCCGCCTACGCGCCGTGGTTCGTCGACGACGACCCGACCAACGGGAAGGGCTTCGAGTCCGCCGTGGCCTACGCCGTCGCCGAGGAGCTCGGCTACGCCAAGGCCGACGTCGTCTGGACGCGGGTGCCGTTCAACGCGGCCATCCAGCCCGGCAAGAAGACCTACGACGCCGACATCAACGAGTTCTCCATCACCGAGGAGCGCCGGCAGGCCGTCGACTTCTCCGCGCCGTACTACGACGTGGACCAGGTCGCGATCACGTTGAAGTCGTCGAAGGCCGCCGAGGCGAAGACCCTCGCCGACCTGAAGCAGGTCAAGATCGGCGCGCAGGTCGGCACGACCTCGTTCGAGTCCGCCCAGCGGCTGTCCGCCGAGCAGGACGTCGCGGTGTACAACACCAACGACGACGCCAAGGCCGCCCTGCGGGCCGGGCAGATCGACGTGCTGGTGGTGGACCTGCCCACGGCGTTCCACATCACGTCGGCGGAGATGACGGACGGCCGGATCATCGGCCAGATCCCCGGTGCCGACCGGCGGCCCGAGCAGTTCGGCATCGTGCTGGACAAGGGCAGCGCGCTGACCGGGTGCGTGTCCAACGCCGTGGAGTCCCTGCGCTCCAAGGGCAAGCTCACCGCGATCGAGCAGGAGTGGCTCTCGGCGGCGGGCAGTGCACCCGAGCTGAAGTGACGATCAGCAACGTGCAGCGGGAACGCTTGGCGT is a window of Saccharothrix espanaensis DSM 44229 DNA encoding:
- a CDS encoding ABC transporter substrate-binding protein; the protein is MRAPALILTVTAALFAVACAPAEDTPVVPTAVNGVACTKDKLATLTPGKITFGTDQPAYAPWFVDDDPTNGKGFESAVAYAVAEELGYAKADVVWTRVPFNAAIQPGKKTYDADINEFSITEERRQAVDFSAPYYDVDQVAITLKSSKAAEAKTLADLKQVKIGAQVGTTSFESAQRLSAEQDVAVYNTNDDAKAALRAGQIDVLVVDLPTAFHITSAEMTDGRIIGQIPGADRRPEQFGIVLDKGSALTGCVSNAVESLRSKGKLTAIEQEWLSAAGSAPELK